The Huiozyma naganishii CBS 8797 chromosome 3, complete genome genome contains a region encoding:
- the NUP133 gene encoding Nup133p (similar to Saccharomyces cerevisiae NUP133 (YKR082W); ancestral locus Anc_5.675): protein MFQLRKELLVQSAPADQGSAEPAQGSQSEVLTENDKYKVTQHRYSDLELPPGAIGTVDTALQRALVQVPEVLYIWDYTSLQGTPQRSRIKLPEFAEGETPLCLLTGGDAANAGGSNGIVIVYRSSGKVIFYENVDAVNNLYSKLSTELLSHQLDLKLDASRGECVTRALAMDPVGCVLATSEGRVLFVSLRDSVGRPNVRVVKQLNKPRHTRFNFGFRGTASPRDTVVSLRRGPQTNKDENTCYITTARGQFHIWRLVGAFNAYQLLNVNIYNAVLESLRDLYPFAYNSLQILDSHPVDTSGDPTRHIFLSSISDGQQKNYYILSTVIFDLELKTFSVFSTYRLNTYQAPLAGPTLPQLMIPEREPSQEIINVVVQFPHNVVLTQISSKFDLSFTLKRKWEDILSFRDDVYFIGTGYNTSQLFLMSICGDSQCKIVQVDLKGTNETEHGRNRFVKSHVEQAVYFQSTAQSTPIEFNLSDDIYLDEQIVSEDLSICSDDIFHSKSKFILSSGEVNLLGNLKSRLMYYNNFLNFVAHNFKERTSPQLKCTFIEKYEIMNCCLSLLQFIDQKPNGALQEIWSKILLANNLSLEEFVISKLELFPTVLTHLLKELAGVSDHHTNELPLIIDFLIGILYNSVLESGENQLKLNAFGLSAHDHTPLPWFITLDNLTSINDLFFQYKFELAESHQLEGKDQVSEQFLTLLKILYYCFNSVKVWFAENTAEIQAQAQQYETASQINKLYVDNHTDWNKVLCEVGYEQQSIQIAEFYQDLESLVETLETLPHDDPMSADYYDKFFEKYGYKFATALYEYYCRTNKLNDLFYRFPKWKPLLVQFLGNNQDKYGEISWIQNVFDGEYEAASKTLSGLPLLGTPMDAGQLHLNIAKLTALAADGPDVEELTRIQANLDLLAAERDLMHNIADADFTINTWYANTDFEVIYVKVLQALRETKCVSLNEVIELYTLTSSQEAFIESIRVFAAHMNTLPYDVKKYLTAAIWRRCILHDGYFNGSVDDPSKSLLYGVLVCFFEEQLYEEGDFSLPQPTQLMDHSVSHADLLTNLYAQYLNDGDVAGLRRTIDDDIEQIKNLGESLTLKVQSLVSNANDSTGNRCVVDYETNEIVQAV from the coding sequence ATGTTTCAATTGAGGAAGGAGTTGCTTGTGCAAAGTGCCCCCGCTGACCAGGGGTCCGCTGAGCCCGCGCAGGGCTCGCAGTCTGAAGTTTTGACTGAGAACGACAAGTACAAAGTGACGCAGCACCGCTACAGTGACCTGGAGCTGCCCCCGGGGGCCATTGGGACAGTAGATACGGCACTGCAGAGGGCGCTCGTTCAAGTGCCCGAAGTGCTGTACATTTGGGACTACACCTCCCTGCAGGGAACCCCACAGAGAAGTAGGATCAAGCTTCCTGAATTTGCAGAAGGTGAAACGCCGCTGTGTTTACTGACCGGTGGTGATGCTGCCAATGCAGGCGGTAGTAACGGTATTGTCATTGTGTACAGATCCTCGGGGAAAGTTATCTTCTATGAGAACGTCGACGCGGTCAACAACTTGTACTCGAAACTGTCCACGGAATTGCTCTCGCACCAGCTGGACTTGAAACTGGACGCGAGCAGAGGTGAGTGTGTCACGAGGGCACTTGCGATGGACCCTGTCGGGTGCGTGTTGGCGACCTCAGAGGGGAGAGTCCTCTTCGTGTCGCTACGGGATTCCGTGGGGAGACCCAACGTGCGTGTCGTGaagcaattgaacaagCCAAGACACACTCGGTTTAACTTTGGGTTTAGAGGTACAGCGTCCCCCCGTGACACAGTCGTGTCCCTGAGGAGGGGCCCTCAAACGAACAAGGACGAAAACACATGCTACATCACTACAGCGCGTGGACAGTTCCATATCTGGAGACTCGTGGGGGCCTTCAACGCGTACCAGTTACTCAATGTCAACATCTACAACGCGGTGCTCGAATCCCTCAGGGACTTGTACCCGTTCGCATACAACTCGTTGCAGATACTGGACTCGCACCCTGTAGACACAAGTGGCGACCCAACACGCCACATATTCCTGTCGTCGATCTCGGACGGACAACAGAAGAACTACTACATACTCTCCACGGTCATCTTCGATTTAGAACTCAAAACTTTCTCCGTGTTTTCCACGTACAGACTGAACACGTACCAGGCACCCCTAGCCGGGCCGACCCTGCCTCAATTGATGATCCCAGAGAGAGAACCCTCGCAGGAGATAATCAACGTCGTAGTACAATTCCCACACAATGTCGTGTTAACGCAAATAAGTTCCAAATTTGACTTGAGCTTCACGCTGAAAAGGAAATGGGAGGACATATTGTCCTTCCGCGATGACGTATACTTCATTGGCACTGGTTACAACACCTCCCAATTGTTCCTCATGTCCATATGCGGTGACTCGCAGTGCAAAATCGTGCAGGTCGACTTGAAGGGCACCAACGAGACGGAACACGGCAGGAACAGGTTTGTGAAAAGCCATGTCGAACAGGCCGTGTATTTCCAGTCCACAGCACAGTCGACCCCCATCGAGTTCAACCTCTCCGACGACATTTACCTCGATGAACAGATTGTCAGCGAGGATTTGTCCATTTGCAGCGATGACATCTTCCACTCAAAGAGCAAGTTCATTTTGTCCTCGGGTGAGGTGAACTTACTGGGGAACCTCAAGTCAAGACTGATGTACTACAACAACTTTCTGAACTTTGTGGCTCACAATTTCAAGGAAAGAACTTCCCCGCAATTGAAGTGCACCTTCATCGAAAAATACGAGATCATGAACTGCTGTCTGAGTCTGTTGCAATTCATAGACCAGAAGCCAAATGGGGCACTGCAAGAAATCTGGTCTAAAATACTACTGGCAAACAACTTGTCCCTGGAAGAGTTCGTGATCTCGAAATTAGAATTGTTCCCCACAGTGTTGACTCATCTGTTGAAGGAGCTCGCGGGGGTATCAGATCATCACACAAACGAACTGCCCCTGATCATCGACTTTTTGATTGGCATACTGTACAATTCCGTACTAGAAAGCGGTGAGAACCAGTTGAAATTGAATGCGTTTGGTTTGAGCGCGCACGACCATACACCACTACCCTGGTTCATCACACTGGATAACTTGACAAGCATTAACGATCTGTTCTTCCAGTACAAATTCGAATTGGCGGAGTCTCATCAACTGGAGGGGAAGGACCAAGTTAGCGAACAATTCCTGACACTGCTGAAAATCCTGTACTACTGTTTCAACAGCGTGAAAGTATGGTTTGCGGAAAACACGGCAGAGATTCAGGCCCAGGCGCAGCAGTACGAAACGGCCTCTCAGATCAACAAGCTGTACGTCGACAATCACACTGATTGGAACAAGGTTCTTTGCGAAGTAGGATACGAACAGCAGTCCATACAGATAGCAGAATTCTATCAGGACTTGGAATCCCTAGTGGAAACCTTAGAGACTTTACCACACGACGATCCCATGAGCGCCGACTACTACGACAAGTTTTTCGAGAAGTATGGGTACAAATTCGCCACGGCACTGTACGAATACTACTGCCGAACCAACAAGTTGAACGACTTATTTTATAGGTTTCCCAAATGGAAACCATTACTTGTACAGTTTTTAGGCAACAACCAAGACAAGTACGGCGAGATTTCGTGGATTCAAAATGTCTTTGACGGCGAGTACGAGGCGGCGTCCAAGACTCTCAGTGGGTTACCTTTACTGGGGACACCAATGGACGCTGGCCAATTGCATCTCAATATAGCGAAACTGACGGCGTTAGCCGCAGATGGACCTGACGTAGAGGAGCTCACTAGGATCCAGGCGAACCTGGACCTTCTCGCCGCGGAGAGGGATTTAATGCATAATATTGCGGACGCGGATTTCACCATCAACACATGGTACGCCAATACGGATTTCGAAGTGATCTACGTGAAAGTCCTTCAAGCGCTGAGGGAAACGAAATGTGTGTCACTGAACGAAGTTATCGAGTTGTACACATTGACGTCGTCACAGGAGGCGTTCATCGAGAGTATAAGAGTGTTTGCGGCACACATGAACACGCTGCCTTACGACGTCAAGAAATATCTGACTGCTGCCATTTGGAGACGGTGCATCCTTCACGACGGGTATTTCAACGGGTCTGTGGACGACCCGTCTAAGAGTCTGTTGTACGGTGTCCTCGTGTGCTTTTTCGAAGAGCAACTGTATGAGGAGGGCGATTTTAGTCTACCGCAGCCCACTCAATTGATGGACCACAGTGTTTCGCACGCGGATCTGCTGACGAACCTGTACGCACAATACCTGAACGACGGCGACGTCGCTGGACTGAGACGCACcatcgacgacgacatcGAGCAGATCAAGAACCTCGGGGAGTCCCTAACTCTCAAAGTCCAGTCGCTGGTATCGAACGCAAACGACTCCACGGGGAACCGGTGTGTGGTCGACTACGAAACGAACGAAATAGTTCAAGCTGTCTAG
- the MTD1 gene encoding methylenetetrahydrofolate dehydrogenase (NAD(+)) (similar to Saccharomyces cerevisiae MTD1 (YKR080W); ancestral locus Anc_5.673) — translation MSLKPGRTILASSIAKLYLEEIKTRVAALRAAGRRAPLLVGFLANDDPASETYANWTGKTCESLGISYELRKFEDRDYLEEGIMAANGDDAVDGIMVYFPVFGNAQDQYLQQIVSREKDVEGLNLVYYQNLYHNVRWLDDARQLKSILPCTPLAVVKILEYLKIYNPLLPEGNQMYGKKCVVVNRSEIVGRPLAALLANDGAVTYSVDVNNIQKFTRGEKLKFQRHHVEDLGDNSPELLQEVCRDADVIITGVPSANYKFPTEYIPEGAACINFSSFKNFVDEEVKNKASLYVPMTGKVTIAMLLRNMLRLAENREKLAQ, via the coding sequence ATGTCGTTGAAACCTGGCCGCACTATCCTCGCGTCGTCCATCGCGAAGCTGTACTTGGAGGAGATCAAGACTCGTGTCGCTGCGTTGCGGGCTGCGGGCCGTCGGGCGCCCCTGCTGGTTGGGTTTCTGGCTAACGACGACCCGGCCTCGGAGACGTACGCGAACTGGACAGGCAAGACTTGCGAATCCCTTGGGATCAGCTACGAGTTGCGGAAGTTTGAGGATAGGGACTACCTCGAGGAGGGGATCATGGCTGCGAACGGCGACGACGCAGTGGACGGCATCATGGTGTACTTCCCCGTGTTTGGGAATGCACAGGATCAGTACCTGCAGCAGATTGTCTCGAGGGAGAAAGATGTAGAGGGGTTGAACCTCGTGTACTACCAGAACTTGTACCACAACGTCCGGTGGCTCGACGACGCGAGACAATTGAAGTCTATCCTACCCTGCACACCCTTAGCGGTGGTCAAGATCCTCGAGTACCTCAAGATATACAACCCTTTACTTCCGGAGGGGAACCAAATGTACGGAAAGAAATGTGTTGTGGTGAACCGGTCCGAGATCGTGGGACGGCCTCTTGCCGCGTTGCTTGCCAACGACGGTGCCGTCACGTACTCTGTCGACGTAAACAACATCCAGAAGTTTACGAGGGGAGAGAAACTCAAGTTCCAGAGGCATCACGTCGAGGATTTGGGGGACAACTCCCCCGAGTTGCTACAGGAGGTCTGTCGAGATGCGGACGTTATCATCACAGGAGTGCCCTCCGCGAATTACAAGTTCCCCACGGAATACATCCCGGAGGGGGCCGCGTGCATCAACTTCTCCagcttcaagaacttcGTGGACGAAGAGGTCAAGAACAAGGCATCGCTTTACGTCCCGATGACGGGGAAAGTCACCATCGCTATGCTCCTCAGAAACATGCTCAGACTCGCAGAGAACAGGGAGAAACTCGCCCAGTGA
- the PRP16 gene encoding DEAH-box RNA helicase PRP16 (similar to Saccharomyces cerevisiae PRP16 (YKR086W); ancestral locus Anc_5.683) encodes MPPGANRQKVSLSFDDDSGSECSSDEDQRTERQPVVFKRMGKDAAHRLKQYSAGAGTQLGDQRVAKQPSAQIAVHHSPNQDTSTGPVVSSTTKSTVYNSPITSEGATLYPLPPSKRYSPPFLADYGRHNVITMLEGRESISAFRNPQSQFSQAAKQGSNLIHRERATRHRARRNNTDSSLQSTTLGNVLGVQANPIAEKHEPPDTNSQEPTREMIQLQRESLPAYKVREELVSLVRFNQVSIVIGETGSGKTTQLAQFLHGDGISSIAITQPRRIAAMSVARRVAQEMDVALGAEVGYSIRFEDVTSSKTQIKFMTDGILLRETLLDPYLSHYDCIIIDEAHERSLNTDVLMGILKDLLTKRKDIKLIITSATINAAKFSKFFGNAPQFTIPGKTFPVDVVYAKTPVDDYVEAAVLEATRIHLGTAIESGDVLIFMTGQEDIEVTENGIKEKLLQVYSKRDAQISTFEDIKDLEVYPIYSALPPNLQNRIFHKLDPSKRKIVIATNIAETSLTIDSIRYVIDSGYSKLKVFNAKIGLDTLAVTPISCANANQRSGRAGRTGPGTAYRLYTEETYDDDMYPHTIPEIQRTNLSNTILLLKSLGVTDILQFPFIDKPPTETLLASMYELWFINALDNFGALTPLGREMSKLPLPPSLSKVLIVASQYDCSEEILTIVSMLSVPSVFHRPKEYEKESDLARAKFFVPESDHLTLLNVFSQWRQNRYSAQWCQRHFLVHRSLARAKDIREQLARIMTRNKIPISSSGSDWTIIRKCICSGFAHQAAKSSGLGKYVSLKTGLRVDVHPTSALFGLGDPPPYIIYHELLMTTKEYMICNTAVDPFWLMEYGGLLYNIKRIGSSTADSVMFPGSETGTARTAKDPLDEQIKLCETHRSNNIEQLKLDASKYEEEKKRRVEDLHKRKLQKADTSSTVGMSFKRRKPFR; translated from the coding sequence ATGCCGCCAGGGGCCAACAGACAGAAGGTTTCGCTGTCATTTGACGACGATTCGGGCAGTGAATGCTCCTCAGATGAGGACCAACGGACAGAGCGCCAGCCCGTCGTGTTCAAAAGGATGGGCAAAGATGCTGCGCATAGACTGAAACAATACAGTGCAGGCGCCGGTACCCAGCTGGGAGATCAGCGTGTAGCTAAGCAACCTTCGGCTCAAATCGCTGTACACCATTCACCAAATCAGGATACTTCTACTGGTCCTGTAGTGAGCAGTACAACAAAGTCTACAGTATACAACAGCCCCATCACGTCAGAGGGTGCCACGCTGTACCCGCTCCCGCCGAGCAAAAGGTACTCACCACCGTTCCTTGCAGACTACGGACGCCATAACGTCATCACGATGCTAGAAGGTAGAGAGTCCATCTCTGCGTTTAGGAACCCGCAGTCGCAATTCTCACAGGCTGCGAAACAGGGCAGCAACTTGATCCACAGAGAACGGGCTACGAGGCATCGcgcaagaagaaacaacacGGACTCGTCGCTGCAATCCACCACTTTGGGCAACGTACTGGGCGTACAAGCGAATCCAATCGCAGAGAAACACGAGCCTCCTGACACGAACTCCCAGGAACCTACAAGGGAAATGATTCAGTTGCAAAGGGAATCCCTTCCGGCGTACAAAGTGCGCGAAGAACTTGTCTCGCTCGTCAGGTTTAACCAGGTTTCCATCGTTATCGGGGAGACAGGGTCTGGGAAAACGACACAACTGGCCCAGTTCCTCCACGGTGACGGAATCTCGTCCATCGCCATCACACAGCCCCGGAGAATCGCTGCAATGTCTGTTGCACGGAGGGTCGCGCAGGAGATGGACGTCGCCCTGGGGGCAGAGGTTGGATACTCGATAAGATTCGAGGACGTCACCTCGAGCAAGACGCAGATCAAATTCATGACAGACGGTATCCTGCTACGGGAGACCCTGCTGGACCCGTACTTGTCCCACTACGACTGCATTATTATAGACGAGGCACACGAACGGTCGCTCAACACAGACGTGCTCATGGGTATCCTAAAGGACTTGCTTACCAAAAGGAAAGACATCAAACTGATCATCACCTCAGCGACCATCAACGCGGCAAAGTTCTCCAAATTCTTTGGGAACGCACCACAGTTTACCATCCCGGGGAAGACTTTTCCTGTTGATGTCGTCTATGCGAAAACACCAGTGGACGATTACGTCGAGGCGGCCGTACTGGAGGCAACAAGGATCCATTTGGGCACCGCAATAGAGAGCGGCGACGTTTTGATCTTCATGACGGGCCAAGAGGACATCGAGGTGACAGAGAACGGGATCAAGGAAAAACTTTTGCAAGTCTACAGCAAAAGGGACGCCCAAATATCCACTTTCGAGGACATTAAGGATCTAGAGGTATACCCAATATACTCCGCATTACCGCCAAACCTACAAAATAGAATCTTCCATAAACTAGACCcatcaaagaggaagatcGTCATTGCGACAAACATCGCCGAGACGTCGCTTACTATCGACAGTATCCGTTACGTTATCGATAGTGGATACTCCAAGCTGAAAGTTTTCAACGCCAAAATAGGACTCGATACGCTTGCGGTCACACCAATATCGTGTGCCAATGCAAACCAGAGGTCAGGGAGAGCGGGACGTACAGGGCCAGGGACAGCGTATAGACTGTACACGGAGGAAACTTACGACGACGATATGTATCCGCACACCATTCCAGAAATCCAAAGGACAAACTTGTCCAACACCATCCTGTTATTGAAGTCGTTAGGTGTAACGGATATTTTGCAGTTCCCGTTTATCGATAAACCCCCGACGGAGACACTACTTGCATCAATGTACGAACTTTGGTTCATTAATGCTCTAGATAATTTTGGGGCATTGACACCGTTAGGGAGAGAGATGTCCAAATTACCGCTACCACCGTCGCTGTCCAAGGTTCTCATCGTGGCCTCACAGTATGATTGCTCTGAGGAGATCTTGACTATTGTGTCGATGTTATCAGTGCCGTCTGTTTTTCATAGACCGAAAGAGTACGAGAAGGAGTCTGATTTGGCAAGAGCGAAGTTCTTCGTCCCGGAATCAGATCATCTAACACTGTTGAACGTATTCTCTCAATGGAGGCAGAACAGATACTCCGCTCAATGGTGCCAACGTCATTTCCTTGTGCATCGCTCCTTGGCACGAGCAAAAGATATCCGTGAACAACTGGCTCGCATTAtgacaagaaacaagatCCCCATAAGCTCGTCGGGATCGGACTGGACCATTATCAGGAAGTGCATTTGCTCTGGTTTTGCGCACCAAGCGGCCAAAAGCTCAGGGTTGGGTAAATATGTGAGTTTGAAGACGGGTCTCCGTGTTGACGTGCACCCAACTAGCGCACTCTTCGGGTTGGGTGACCCGCCGCCGTACATTATATACCATGAGTTGCTGATGACTACGAAGGAGTACATGATTTGTAACACGGCGGTGGACCCCTTCTGGCTGATGGAATACGGTGGTTTGTTGTACAACATAAAGAGAATCGGGTCGTCAACTGCGGATTCGGTGATGTTCCCAGGTAGTGAAACCGGTACTGCACGGACAGCAAAGGATCCGCTGGACGAACAAATCAAACTCTGTGAGACGCATCGGTCAAACAACATCGAACAATTGAAGCTTGACGCTTCAAAGTacgaagaggagaagaaacgaAGAGTCGAGGACTTGCACAAGAGGAAGTTGCAGAAAGCAGATACATCATCGACAGTGGGGATGTCATTCAAACGACGGAAACCGTTCAGGTAA
- the OMA1 gene encoding metalloendopeptidase (similar to Saccharomyces cerevisiae OMA1 (YKR087C); ancestral locus Anc_5.684), producing MFGLRLLRPAAQLTLRSTVRTAAPLVPSLIPRRLYRLETPYTYQRFNRRQDSGGASFRTLLFDPVARKYLLLLFGGGALFYVTHLNEAPVSNRRRFIWIPPWLELKLGRYTYRSILQETRGLLLPPTHPVSRKVERVFEKIVEASLKDPTVDRSLLEGVEWKIHVVNDPRAPPNAFVLPGGKVFVFSNILGICKNDDGLATVLSHEFAHQLARHTSENLSKAPIYSMISMLLYAATGIQGINNLLTDGLLRMPASRQMETEADYIGLMIMSRACFNPNESVKLWERMANFEKRNLAGGGSFEFLSTHPASEHRIENMTKWMGKANALYEQSECHNLSSYSKRFQDSFLGPIFEEFPGPSSGPSWGI from the coding sequence ATGTTTGGATTGAGGCTTCTGCGACCTGCTGCTCAGTTGACTCTTCGGAGTACAGTCCGGACTGCTGCCCCGCTGGTGCCATCGCTGATCCCCCGACGGCTTTATCGTCTGGAGACTCCATATACATACCAGAGGTTCAACAGAAGGCAGGACAGTGGCGGGGCCAGCTTCAGGACTTTGCTGTTTGATCCTGTCGCTAGGAAGTATTTGCTGCTGTTATTTGGCGGTGGGGCGCTGTTCTACGTCACCCACTTGAACGAGGCCCCCGTATCGAACAGGAGACGGTTCATATGGATACCGCCGTGGCTCGAATTGAAGCTCGGCAGGTACACGTATCGGTCCATACTTCAAGAGACGAGGGGTCTGTTGCTGCCGCCTACTCACCCGGTGTCTCGCAAAGTCGAAAGAGTCTTCGAGAAGATCGTCGAGGCGAGCTTGAAGGATCCAACAGTGGACCGGTCGCTGCTCGAGGGCGTCGAGTGGAAGATCCATGTAGTTAATGACCCGAGAGCACCGCCGAACGCGTTTGTGCTCCCCGGTGGGAAAGTGTTCGTGTTCAGCAACATCCTCGGGATATGCAAGAACGATGACGGCTTGGCGACCGTCCTCTCGCACGAATTTGCACATCAGCTGGCTAGACACACGTCAGAGAATCTTTCCAAGGCACCGATATACTCGATGATCAGTATGCTGCTGTACGCAGCAACTGGGATCCAAGGGATCAACAATCTTTTGACCGATGGGCTGTTACGGATGCCAGCATCCAGGCAGATGGAAACGGAGGCAGACTACATAGGACTGATGATTATGTCACGAGCTTGCTTCAACCCTAACGAATCCGTCAAATTGTGGGAGCGGATGGCGAACTTTGAGAAAAGGAACCTTGCAGGGGGCGGCAGTTTCGAGTTCTTGAGCACCCACCCTGCGAGCGAGCATAGAATTGAAAACATGACCAAATGGATGGGCAAGGCCAACGCCCTATACGAGCAAAGCGAGTGCCATAATCTGTCATCGTACTCTAAGAGATTCCAAGATTCCTTTCTGGGTCCCATATTTGAAGAGTTCCCAGGTCCATCCTCTGGTCCCAGCTGGGGGATTTAA
- the TVP38 gene encoding Tvp38p (similar to Saccharomyces cerevisiae TVP38 (YKR088C); ancestral locus Anc_5.686): protein MSGQSNPFDDPAVDDNINEFNEALFNELNEDLELDNSLTGGPPEEHDMLDMYNLTPRQRFIYNVKKLGYHIVNEYGELSLWKKMLLTMCGAAMCVTGVLLLVYHNAVLVKLVEVSDELSSKKSTPFILCLLVFIVGFPPLIGFSFLSTSTGLIYGVSLHGWIILAIGSVGGSIASFALFKNILRSRAERLLHMNKRFEAFASVLQENNSYWLLALLRLCPFPYSLTNGAIASIYGISLKNFAIANVITSPKLLIYLFIGSRIKNMGETTSAGSRLFDFASILVTIAVFTLTAWLLYFRTQRRYREMSQTTTTAANQNNGTVSIEPDSFEI, encoded by the coding sequence ATGTCCGGCCAATCTAATCCGTTTGATGATCCTGCCGTTGATGACAACATAAATGAGTTCAACGAGGCCCTGTTCAATGAGTTGAACGAGGACCTGGAGCTCGACAATTCCCTCACGGGCGGTCCGCCCGAGGAGCACGATATGCTGGATATGTACAATCTGACGCCACGGCAACGGTTCATCTACAACGTCAAGAAACTCGGGTACCATATCGTGAACGAGTACGGCGAGTTATCCCTCTGGAAAAAGATGCTGCTGACTATGTGTGGTGCTGCCATGTGCGTCACTGGCGTGCTTCTGCTTGTCTACCACAATGCCGTGCTGGTTAAGCTCGTAGAGGTTTCCGATGAACTCAGTTCGAAGAAGTCGACGCCATTTATCCTGTGCCTGCTCGTGTTCATAGTTGGGTTCCCGCCGCTGATTGGGTTCTCCTTCCTGTCGACGAGCACGGGACTTATCTACGGTGTATCCCTGCATGGGTGGATAATCCTGGCAATTGGTTCCGTCGGTGGATCGATCGCCTCGTTTGCgctgttcaagaatatCCTGAGGTCCAGGGCGGAGCGGTTGTTACACATGAACAAAAGATTCGAGGCTTTCGCCTCCGTACTCCAGGAGAACAACAGTTACTGGCTGCTCGCCCTGTTGAGACTGTGCCCATTCCCTTACTCGCTAACCAACGGCGCCATCGCAAGCATCTACGGTATCTCTCTCAAGAATTTCGCCATTGCGAACGTTATAACTTCCCCAAAGCTTCTTATCTACTTGTTCATTGGATCCCGAATCAAGAATATGGGGGAGACCACCTCTGCAGGCTCCAGACTGTTCGATTTCGCCAGTATACTCGTCACAATCGCCGTGTTCACGTTGACCGCTTGGTTGCTATACTTTAGGACGCAGAGACGGTACAGGGAGATGTCCCagaccaccaccaccgcaGCAAACCAGAACAACGGCACAGTTTCAATAGAACCAGACTCCTTCGAGATATAA